The window CATAAAAGTATACATAAGCAATATCATTTTCCTCTGGTGAAAAAAATTTAATATTTCATTTTTTATCGATAAACTAAAATTTTCTTTTGATAATTCTATATTTCTATTGGGGGTAAAAGTACGATTTATTATTTCACATGAGAGTGGATATGGAATAATTTTTTCAGAATCTGAAATTAAATTATTCAAAAAATGAATTTCTTTCATTTTTTTCATTAAATGATTCTGTTTTAAAGTAAAGATCTTATTTTCTAAAGTTGTCATGATACTATTTCCTATGTTGTACGGTTACATTATCTTTGTAGTACTCCAAGAAAATGTACCATTCCCATTATTTCTTTTTGACTAAGATTTCTCTCCATTTTGGCAGTAGCTACATACCAGTGCGGACAAGGATGTTTTGCAATCGGAAGGGTTGGTGAGCAGTTCCGGATGTGTTGGTTTCGTTCTTCAGTTTGCCCCAGCCGTAATAATCCCCGAACCAAACCAGTTTGCCTTCGCTATCAGTCATCTCACGCGGAATGCCGATTTTATCGCAGTGGAAGTAGTGGCTTGTTGGACGCCTTTTTCGTCTTCGGTTGTCCAATCGCGAACCTGTGCCAAGGGCTCGTAGTTGTCGGGATCGGTGTAGATATAGATATATCTGCCGACCCAAACGAATCCAGTTTCCTCTTCGAGGCCGTCTGAAACTTCTTCGTTTTTTAGGCGAACTGGGGATCGAGTTCGTAACGGCTGGCGAGTTTACCCTGTGTGCGTTCGATTTCGGTAATGACTTCGTCGTCGAGGCTGATTTGGTGTAGGTGCCCGCTACCGTAGTACAGGTAGTTGATCTGTCTGCTGTCGGACAGGACGGTGGCGGTACGGTTGCCGTTGAAATCGTAGTGGTAGCGGATGGTTTCTGAACGGGCAGGTACAGCATATCGTACTGCGCATCGCGCCAGTCGGTTTCAGGCAAACCGTTTTGGGCGTTCTCTTCTTTAGACGGCACTTTCCATTGGTGCTGGCCGTTTTCGTTGTATACGAAGCAGGTAAGGGTAAGCGTATAGGGCAAAGTCGTCTGAAGTAACCTTCAGACGACCTTGATATTTTGTTGGGTCTTGACCCAACCTACGCTTGCTAGAAACATTTACAGTTATTTGGATTTTGATTAGCTTTATATAGTTTGAAGGATTTAAAATTAGCAAATTATAAAAGAATTCAGATTTAAAATGAATGTATTTAAATCTCTCTTCCATAACTTAATGCTCTTAGAAAAGTATAATGATATAGCTGGCTCTTCAGATAAAAAACATGCATAACTTTTTTCGATTGGTAAAACTTCCAAGTCATCCATTCCTTCAAAAGCTAGAGTACAAGTTTTGTTTGGTTGGTATCTATGACGAATAGTCCAATATTCTGATATATCTAAATCATTTCCTTCTAATTCTTTTAAAACAATCCAGTTATGATTATGTAATTGGTCTCTTAAATCTTCAATATGATATTTCATAGTATATTTCCCTCTAGTTATACTACATCCAGGTCGTAGGCGTAGCGGCGGTTAAGTACGGGACAAAAAAGGTCGTCTGAAAATATCGAATCTTACTTTTTGGTTTTTTTCTTAGGATTTAATTTTTCTTTACGTTGCTTATAAAATTGCCAATATTTTTTGTCTTCCATAGAGAAAGGTGTGTAACGTAGCTCATTATAAGTTAGGTCAAAATATTTATAAGCATTTTCCATATCACCTAGTTCGTAATAGATAATACCTGCCCATAAAAATGGGCTGCCATCAGGCACTGTTTTTCTAGCCTCAAGCGCAATAAGTATCCACTCAAGAGCTTTGGGATAATCACCTAATTTTTTATAGCTTCCTGAAATACCACAGGCGATTGCCGAAGTAGGCTCAACGAATTGAGTGGCTGGTTTAGGTAAAAGTTCCCATGCTTGATTCAGAATATCAATGCGTTCCTCCGGCGTAGTAGCATCATTTGAGTTACATACAAAATCATTGATTTGTTTGTTTAATTCATAATTTACTTGATCTAAATACATAATTTCTCCTTCTTATGTGCATTCTTTAAAGAGTATTTATTACCATGTTGGTCCGGTTGTGTACCTGTGCCAAGGGTTGTAGCTGTCGGGATTGGTGTAGATATAGGTATACCTGCCGTCTGAATTTTTCTCCTGTAACAGATGGCTACCGTCCTAAATGAAGTAGGTTTGGTTTTCGAGGTCGTCTGAAAAACAGAAACCGCGTGCGTGCGTTCCGCACATACCCTACGTCGGGACTGAAGGTTTTGTGCGGGCTACGGCTTGCTTTATTTTATTTATTTAAAGGATACAATAGAAGTAATTTTATTAATAAATTTTTTAGCTAAATCTTCATTCTCTTTTTTGAAAAATCGAATATCTAAGCCGTCATCTACATCACTAACTAAAATAAATTCTTCTTTCATAAATAAAAAATACCACATATCAGCATTAGGGCTTATAACCACTTCTTGTAATTCAATATCCATTACCTTTATTAATTCATTGATTTCACTGCTATCAAAAGAAAAATCTAATGGAAGAGACCATAGAGATTTATTAATTTTTAATGCCTTCATAATTATCTCCCTAACTCTGCAAGTAATTTGGCGCAATTACCATCATCTAGCAATATCTAGAATTATTTATTTAAAGTACGAATATTTCAGACGACCTCAATTAAAACATTAATATTGTTTAAAAAGCAGATACCATGTATGTTCTACTCACACCTAGCGTAGAAACTGGAAGTTTCATGTAGGCTACAGCTGGTTAAAATATTTTTTTCATAAGAAATAACAATATTTTCAGCCATAATAATAAATGATGGCGTATCTAAATCAGTATTATTAAACCTTAAATAAAAACAATTTTCTCGTAAACTTGGTAAAATATTTGAATCTATTTCATCAATAATTTTAACAACACAAGTATCTTCATCAATATCAATAGTCCACGTTAAATTTCCAGATAAATATTTAACTCCATACAAATTGATTTCATAATTAAAATAATAACTTGGATCATCACTAACAATAATATTCATCCTTGTAAAATCAAGTAATGTAACTTGAAAGTCTAACCAATCGAAGTTTTCTTTGACGTGATTATTGAATTTCATCAATTCATAAGTTATGGATTCTTTCATATTTATTCCCCTCTGTATCTTTATCTTCAGTTGTTGAACCGCATGATCCAAGTGTATGACCCACCTTTTTATTTGGATCAATCTGAATATGTGTATCTCTGGCAGCAGTACTATTATAGTTAGGATTGATATTACCTTTTTTCCCAGGCTTCAAAGTTGATTCATGATACCACTTACCATCAGTTCCCAAATAACTAGTCCCTTTCCCAATTTCTTGTGCAGAAACTCTAAAAATACTTCCTGTTTTCCCATAATTTGGATCTGCCGGATGAGCTCGTACAGTATATTTCAACCCATCAGAACCCATCCAAGAATACTTGAAATTTGCTGGATAAGCTGAGCCATTCTGAATACTTCCTTGTCGTTGGATTGCTTCATCAAAAAAAGCATAGGAATCTAAAGTTAATCCCAGCGGATCAGCCCAGATTTGTGTATTCGGCGCAAACCGATACAGATTCTCTCCACCCCACAGCCCAATCGGATCCTGATTCACAAACCGCCCGGCCTCAGGCTCGTAATACCTCAAGAAGTTTCATTCGGGCTACTGCTTGCTGTTTATTTCTTAATATATTTTTCTATATATCTGTATTGCTCTTGTGTACATTTAACTGAAAAAAATATTTTTCCACTTATAATACTTTGAGCAGAAAAAATACCTTTCTCATATTTGAATTTTATTTTACTTAACGGAATCCTTCCTTTTCCATTTTCTTTCCCACAAAAAAGCTTATATTGTAACTCATTATTACTTATACCTATGTCTCCACAAGTTTTTTGACTATTATATTCTGATACAATTATATTTAACCAGCCATGTTGAAAATCATACGAGTAATGTGAAACATAAGGTAATTTAGAAGAGGAGGATACTATTAGAGATAAAATTGAACTTAAAATAGATTTCATAATTTATTTACCATTTAATTTATTAATGAGATTGTCAAAAAACAAATCTCTCAAACGATCTTGATGAAGGTTTGAAATTGTCTGAAAATTATTTTAGACGAGCTTATGAGTTTGTTAAACCTTGATACAATTTACATTTACTCGAAATCTATAATTTTTCCATATTCTAGAATTTCATCAAAAGTATCAGCTACTTTTCCAATACTTCCATCATCTAGCCAATATTCCCATATTGATAGATTATCATTTAAATCGAAATATAAGCGTCCCCCATCAGAAGAAGTTCCAAACATAAAACCTTTCTTTACGCGTTCAGAGTCTACAAATTCTGTGGAGTCATGCCTTTGTACAATATTTTCTGCCTTTTGTTTTTTCTTGTTTATTTCAACTAAATATTCCATATAATTCCATCTTGGAAAAGAATTTAACTCGTCAAACAATAAATTATTATTAAATAAATCAATTTCATAATCTTTAAATTCTATTTCCATAAACAACTTGAATTTATCAAGGGTATTTTTATATGACTGAGGAAACAAGATGTTTAAATTTTTTTCTATGCTTAATAATTCTTTCATGATTAGTCCTTTCAATATGAATTTTTTTTACAACTTTCAATATAATCCCGTGCACGTTTTTTCCAATAGGCCTCACGAAATTTATCGTGCGCCTCAGCTTGTACAAATTATTGTGCCAAATACCCTGTGTCATAATCTAAATCGTCAGTTTCCACAAACTCATCTAAGAAATTATATATTTCTTCTATATCTACTTGAATTGGTATGTTTATTGCATGGAAATTTGCATTAAATGCTTCAGACTCACATCCAAGATCTATTAATTTAGTTAATATTTTATCTTTAAATTTCTGATTTTCATTGAAGAAAACAATCCGCAATGTACTATTTTTACTATAAATTATAGTTTTATCATATAATAAGTAATTTTCTTCTGTTTGTATTACGCTAACAATATCACCTAAAGAGATTTCTTTGCTATAAAAAGGAATATTATTAACTTTAAGATAGCCTTCTTCAGTCACTTCTGCCCAAATGCTTTCCATAGATACTGGAGGATAACCATCACTTACTTCTAGATTTAAAAAAAGCTTTTTCATTTTAATCACCTTGATATGTACCCATTTTCCTGGACACATATTATTTGCTAGCCTAAACACATGGATGCTTCCCTGTATTTTACAGGAGGCATCCATTTTGTTTTTTCTGGATCCTTTTGTTGTTGTAATAATTAATGTATTCTTCTATCGTTACTGCAAAAGCATTAAATGATACATATTCTTTTTCAAAACCATAATATATTTCATTTTGCAATCCTTTGATGGTCGACCTTTAGGTTTATTAATAAGACCATTGTATCCCAAAGTTTTGTATTTAGATAGAATAATTCAATTGCTTTTCTTTTAAATTCATAACTATATCTCATTAAAATACCCCCTTTACTGGTTATCCAGTAAAGGGGGTAGATATCATAACCTAAAGGGCTTTCTAATGTGGCGGAGAGGGTGGTATAAATATAGTAATCTTTAGTTACTACAACAAATTCTATCTATACCATTATATAAGGTGGCAAAATGGTGGCAATCTATTTAACTATCCTACTTCTCGAATAGAATAGTGGAGTCCAAAGAATTTGATAAGCTTTAAAACGTTGGCTCGATTATACTTTGACGGAGCAGGGATTATTAATGTTTTATCGCTATTAACATATACCGCCTTTACATCGTCCGTCCAAACAAAATTAGGGAAATATTCAGCCAAGTCTAAGTCTCCCCATGTTTCCCTGCCAACAAGAAGTATGCCTTTACCGAGCCTCTCCTGCATGGAGCATATTATATCCCATGCGGCAGCATAGTTGTCTACTTTTATCGCATCCCTCATAAAATGTGGGTCTTTATTAAATACTTTTAGCATTATTACTCCCACCTCCTATTATTACCCTAATTACACCATATTTTTACCTTATCCGCAATTGCTATTTATAAACAAAAAAGACCTTACCAGGACATATTCCCAGTAAGGTCTTTTACATTATTATAGTCAATCCATACGTCCGCCCTCGTATGGTAGGGAGATGTATGGATCACCTCCTTAGTTCTTAGTTGCAAGATAAATGACAGTACCACCTAATAAGATGTTTAACAACTTACTTTTGCGTTGCTCCATCTTGGCTTTGTGTATTTCTTTCTTTTGCTCGTTCAAGTATATTTCTGCTTTCTCTAATGATAGCTTTTGCTCGTTCAGCATCTGCTCTTGCTTCTGTAGTAAGTTCCGTGCTTCTGTTAATTGCGTTCTCTGTTCTTTGATTAAGTTCAACGCTTCGATTAATTCGTTCTTCTGTTCGCTCGTTGATAGCTTGGCTACTCTCAACTGCATTTCTAACTCGTTGATTGTAGTCAACTGCCTGTTGATTGTACTCTCTAGCGTGTCGAAGTTCTTTTTCAGCGTTGCGTATTCCTGTGGTGTCAATGTTACTGATTCTGTTGGCGTAGAGCCAAACACAGGTGAGTAAGATGACAATACCAACAATAATACACAGCCAACGATAACCATAAATAATTTGTAAATAGGATTTAACTTTATCATTCATAATACCTCCTAAATCACACTACCCCATTCTTGGGCATAATATTTAGCTTTACCACGAATTACATCTCCTCCGGAACCAGGAGTATCGCCCTCATGTACTGTCCATAAGTCCCATCGTTCACATGTCGTGGTAGGCCCGTACGGCTCGTGAGCATAATAACCGTCCATGTTATCGGCTGCCTCCGCATGTGTTAAGACATGCTCGATATCACATGGGATACCAAGGTCTACACATAACAAAGCTACAACCTGTGCCAATGTTTCAATCTGCACATCCGTAGGAGCATACTCGCCAAGGTTATCAGTCCATTGAGCGCCATATGCGCAGTCTAATGCAATACCTATTGCGCCACCATTGCGCATATAGGTGTGGTTCTTATGATCTGTTAATTCGCCATCGATATAGATGTTTCCATCCCTATCGATATTAATATGGTAGTCATCAAATTGTTGGTTATACCTGCCTGCCGTCCAGTGCAAATAGATTTTATTGATTTGGCCTAACGCTCTACAACAATAATCGTTTAAGTCAGTAAGACTAACGAGGTGCATTATAATCACTCCTTTCATTTATTACGGTATTAATTGGTATTTTTGGCGGTTCTTCTAATTTATCAGGGATGCCATTTCCATCTTTATCAATACACAAGGCTAAGAAGCCTACTGCTGCAATTAATACCGGGTTATTAAATATATGATCAATAATATTTAACCCTATATTAATTAGCTTGTTAGTTTCATCACTAACATAACCTTGTATAACCCCCAACAAATATTGAACAACTACCAGTAAAATAGGCACTAGCATTGTCAGTACTAGTGCCCTTGTTGCCAATATCCCTGTTGGGTGAATATTAGCGATTCGGATTGAACTATATATAGTTTTAACTTTATTAATTACTTTCATCTTATCCAAGGCTTTCACCTCCGTCATTTTGGATGGTAATACCCCTTTTAATCGGTAGATTATTAAGTAATTGTATGTGCATTAATTCCGTATTTAGTGCTTGCGTTGTGGTTTCCAATGCATCCAAGCGGTGAAATATAGCATCATCTCGTTCCTCCAACTTCACCAATTGCCTTAGAATATCTTGATTACTTTCCGTTAATTTTCCGATACTATTAATAGCATCTGTCATACGGTCATCATAATATTCCCTTTGTTTGGATAACTTATGCCCTACATAGTCATCAAGTTGGCGTTTAACCTCGGCTATCGATGTGTGTTCTAAGAACCACACCATCGCCCGAAACGAGCCCCTAAGTGCGGCCCAGATGACCCCTAACAGTGTCACCCAGAATCCAATGTCCGCAAAATAGGGGGGTATTCCTACCTCCATCAGAAGTATTCTGATTTCCTCCATTCGCTACCTCCTTATTGAACCGGTACCCAAGTTCTAGCATTTATGTCAACTTTTTTAGTGCCATCGCCATTATAGAATGTCATGCCGGCAGACCGTTGATTATCATACCATGCCCAAATTGCATTAGGGTCTGACTCTTCAGATAAATAAATATTTGCTCCGGGTGCTAATACGGTTAAATACTTCAATGGAGAATTAGAATTGAAAACATATCTTGGCATTTTTATTAACTCTAGATTCCAGCCGGTATTAAATGCATTTTCCCTAACATTTCTAACTTTAGGTAAAATCAACCGTTTCACACCGAGGACATTTGCAAGTGCGTTATCATTAACAGTAATTACTTCCGGATAGTTGATTTCCTCAACAATGGTATCAGTAATATCACCTGCGGATAATTCTGTTTTGACATCACCATATCCGGATACACGATACGTACCTACGATATTGCCTAGCATATTGAAATATTCAAGTTCAATATCGCTACCACCGAATGGACTATCTAGGTCTAATCGACCATTACCATCATCACCAATACTTACACCAAATGCAGCACCTTTACCCAGTATTGCTACTTTAAAATGCGGCGTGCCGTATACGTTGATATAGGACTG of the Veillonella parvula genome contains:
- a CDS encoding RHS domain-containing protein; its protein translation is MGRQIYLYLHRSRQLRALGTGSRLDNRRRKRRPTSHYFHCDKIGIPREMTDSEGKLVWFGDYYGWGKLKNETNTSGTAHQPFRLQNILVRTGM
- a CDS encoding RHS repeat-associated core domain-containing protein — protein: MRYYEPEAGRFVNQDPIGLWGGENLYRFAPNTQIWADPLGLTLDSYAFFDEAIQRQGSIQNGSAYPANFKYSWMGSDGLKYTVRAHPADPNYGKTGSIFRVSAQEIGKGTSYLGTDGKWYHESTLKPGKKGNINPNYNSTAARDTHIQIDPNKKVGHTLGSCGSTTEDKDTEGNKYERIHNL
- a CDS encoding SMI1/KNR4 family protein; the protein is MKELLSIEKNLNILFPQSYKNTLDKFKLFMEIEFKDYEIDLFNNNLLFDELNSFPRWNYMEYLVEINKKKQKAENIVQRHDSTEFVDSERVKKGFMFGTSSDGGRLYFDLNDNLSIWEYWLDDGSIGKVADTFDEILEYGKIIDFE
- a CDS encoding DUF4265 domain-containing protein is translated as MKKLFLNLEVSDGYPPVSMESIWAEVTEEGYLKVNNIPFYSKEISLGDIVSVIQTEENYLLYDKTIIYSKNSTLRIVFFNENQKFKDKILTKLIDLGCESEAFNANFHAINIPIQVDIEEIYNFLDEFVETDDLDYDTGYLAQ
- a CDS encoding IS3 family transposase, with protein sequence MQNEIYYGFEKEYVSFNAFAVTIEEYINYYNNKRIQKKQNGCLL
- a CDS encoding N-acetylmuramoyl-L-alanine amidase; this translates as MHLVSLTDLNDYCCRALGQINKIYLHWTAGRYNQQFDDYHINIDRDGNIYIDGELTDHKNHTYMRNGGAIGIALDCAYGAQWTDNLGEYAPTDVQIETLAQVVALLCVDLGIPCDIEHVLTHAEAADNMDGYYAHEPYGPTTTCERWDLWTVHEGDTPGSGGDVIRGKAKYYAQEWGSVI